In Fulvia fulva chromosome 10, complete sequence, a single window of DNA contains:
- a CDS encoding Ecp7, with translation MHLTFVLAVVVPAALGHYLTIYSNIGCRKGSQITTQDFGHERPGWTSGCKSISPSGRSIDMHFDNRGTDCTAKIYDDNACQHELIGMSGWVDPHTYGCLAHDDWGKGYVNSFRVDC, from the coding sequence ATGCATCTCACATTTGTTCTCGCGGTTGTTGTCCCAGCCGCATTGGGCCATTATTTGACGATCTACAGTAACATCGGTTGTCGAAAAGGTAGTCAGATAACCACACAGGACTTTGGTCACGAGCGACCCGGCTGGACTTCCGGTTGCAAGTCCATCAGTCCAAGTGGTCGGTCAATCGACATGCACTTCGACAACCGAGGTACGGACTGCACGGCAAAAATCTATGACGACAATGCATGCCAGCACGAACTGATTGGAATGTCTGGGTGGGTTGACCCACACACCTACGGCTGCCTTGCTCATGATGATTGGGGCAAGGGGTATGTCAATTCATTCAGAGTTGATTGTTAA